From the genome of Triticum aestivum cultivar Chinese Spring chromosome 3B, IWGSC CS RefSeq v2.1, whole genome shotgun sequence, one region includes:
- the LOC123071882 gene encoding pentatricopeptide repeat-containing protein At2g36240, with the protein MAASRRLARKLPSIISKHQRLISPEIETLEETPEISTSPASIPLDPSLPLLPLAVSHLSPPSPLPSLPSAHASSPEALLRLLRRARHHPRLAPLDLHLLLAAADASSAFRPDHRLTSLLAARLAASRRLPSLRRLLQLVLSRPCPCADDSIFACPDLLPTFRKAILAFATSGDIPAASEALASLRRAADSPLPAEFYNIILHALARLHRHNDAIRFYGEMTSVHRVVPDAYTFNILINSSCRVEGVDSAMRWFEEMRHRSCAPTGVSFNTLMRGFFREGRYKEGLKVAHEMLQLGSGLSVASMQILIGGLCRGGEALKAAEVFQEFLVDAVVPEGFDCLDLVESLCHVGRVDKAVEVVELVLERNMASCLSVPAGVTVLDCLMKAGKLDDVCRLMGRMVGEGIVPDTISCNFIFEALCEAGRTSNANKLRILAKEKGFQADGVTYSMLVQGFGRQGRVKEGEAVLDEMLDLGFIPNIVAYNRLLDSLHVRRSLQ; encoded by the coding sequence ATGGCCGCCTCCCGCCGCCTGGCGCGGAAGCTCCCCTCCATCATCTCCAAGCACCAGCGCCTCATCTCGCCGGAGATCGAAACCCTGGAGGAGACCCCCGAAATCTCCACCTCGCCCGCCTCCATCCCCCTCGACCCCTCCCTGCCGCTCCTCCCGCTCGCCGTCTCCCACCTCTCGCCGCCGAGCCCCCTCCCGTCGCTCCCCTCCGCGCACGCCTCCTCCCCGGAGGCGCTCCTCCGCCTCCTGCGCCGCGCGCGGCACCACCCGCGGCTCGCGCCGCTcgacctccacctcctcctcgcagCCGCCGACGCCTCCTCGGCCTTCCGCCCCGACCACCGGCTCACGAGCCTCCTCGCCGCGCGCCTCGCGGCCTCCCGCCGCCTCCCCTCGCTGCGGCGCCTCCTCCAGCTCGTCCTCTCCCGCCCCTGCCCCTGCGCCGACGACTCCATCTTCGCCTGCCCCGACCTCCTCCCGACCTTCCGCAAGGCCATCCTCGCCTTCGCCACCTCCGGCGACATCCCCGCGGCGTCTGAGGCCCTCGCGTCCCTCCGCCGTGCCGCGGACTCGCCCCTCCCCGCCGAGTTCTACAACATCATCCTCCACGCCCTGGCCCGTCTCCACCGCCACAACGACgccatccgcttctacggcgagatgACCAGCGTCCACCGCGTCGTCCCGGATGCCTACACCTTCAACATACTCATCAACAGCTCCTGCCGTGTCGAAGGCGTCGATTCCGCCATGCGGTGGTTTGAGGAGATGCGGCACCGGAGCTGTGCGCCGACTGGTGTGAGCTTCAATACTCTTATGCGCGGGTTCTTCAGAGAGGGCAGGTACAAGGAAGGCCTTAAGGTTGCTCACGAGATGCTGCAGCTTGGGTCCGGGCTGTCGGTTGCTTCCATGCAGATTTTGATCGGTGGGCTGTGCCGTGGAGGCGAGGCTTTGAAGGCAGCagaggtgtttcaggagtttttgGTGGATGCAGTGGTGCCGGAAGGGTTTGATTGCTTGGATCTTGTTGAATCTCTGTGCCATGTTGGGAGGGTAGACAAAGCAGTGGAAGTGGTGGAGTTGGTATTGGAGAGGAACATGGCATCCTGCTTGAGTGTCCCTGCTGGCGTAACGGTTCTGGATTGCTTGATGAAGGCGGGGAAGCTGGATGATGTGTGCCGGTTGATGGGAAGGATGGTTGGGGAGGGGATTGTACCAGATACCATTTCTTGTAACTTTATCTTCGAGGCACTTTGTGAAGCTGGGCGGACTTCTAATGCAAACAAGCTGAGGATTCTGGCTAAGGAGAAAGGTTTTCAGGCTGATGGTGTGACTTATAGCATGCTGGTGCAGGGGTTTGGTAGACAGGGAAGGGTGAAGGAAGGCGAGGCTGTGTTGGATGAAATGCTTGATTTAGGGTTTATACCTAACATTGTGGCTTACAATAGGCTTCTTGATAGCTTACACGTGCGGAGATCTTTGCAATAA
- the LOC123067736 gene encoding MDIS1-interacting receptor like kinase 2-like — translation MKHLHLLGLLLLSCPCLLLCTVTPVVVGIRREAEALVKWKASLDSADDSFGSWSLANSASLCRWTYITCDSARHIKELSIFKASLNGTLDEFDFSAFPQLKSLYLLDTGLYGTIPAGIGNLTSLVMLEIHRSPYLRGAIPRSIGQLKHLALLHLTFLGLNGTLPEEIGNLTKLEKLELHSVTLTGSIPPTIGMLGKLQELRLVGNNLTGSIPMEIGNMTQLQIMELESNYLEGQLPGTIFHMVKLLYMILSENQLVGTISPELGNSSLWYVDIAHNNFSGVFPPSICVAGALSAVSAGHNGFTGIHRQTFQNCTTLERVDFTANNIVAELSDCFSEHPGQLKAMAFSQNQVHGTLLMDRGEDFLCNFTHLHLLDLSSNALHGGLTKCFWDMQNLQFIDLSSNSFSGVVPFSSTCQDQLKYLFLANNNFTGAFPLGLKTCKKLAVLDLGGNNFSGMAGIDLSGNSLSQEIPNGFTTLLGLRYLNLSGNHLSGCIPEDIGNLVLLESLDLSRNQLRGEIPRGFADLKSISNLNLSTNMLSGRIPMGDQLRTLDDPSIYSNNLGLCGSPLEDCVSSSTPTQAETSLDEDRETLWFYCFVAAGFISGFWLYLGFLFRSETWRYSFYQYVDNMQAKVTKKIRSCISCVTCC, via the exons ATGAAGCACCTACATCTTCTAGGCCTCCTCCTACTCTCTTGCCCTTGTCTCCTGCTATGCACGGTCACGCCGGTGGTGGTCGGCATCCGGCGTGAAGCTGAAGCACTTGTGAAGTGGAAGGCTAGCTTGGACAGTGCTGATGACTCCTTTGGGTCATGGTCGTTGGCCAACTCCGCCAGCCTTTGCAGGTGGACGTACATCACTTGCGACTCGGCCAGGCACATCAAAGAGCTCAGCATTTTCAAAGCAAGTCTGAATGGCACACTTGACGAGTTCGACTTCTCCGCCTTTCCCCAGCTGAAGAGTCTCTACCTGTTAGACACTGGTCTGTACGGAACAATTCCAGCAGGGATTGGCAACCTGACGAGTTTGGTCATGTTGGAGATTCACAGAAGCCCATATTTGAGGGGCGCCATTCCACGCAGCATTGGCCAGCTGAAGCACCTTGCTCTACTGCATCTAACCTTTTTGGGCCTCAATGGCACGCTGCCTGAAGAGATTGGTAACTTGACGAAGTTGGAGAAGCTCGAGCTGCACTCCGTTACTTTGACTGGATCAATCCCACCAACAATTGGGATGCTTGGGAAGCTCCAGGAGCTGAGACTGGTAGGTAACAATCTTACAGGGAGCATACCAATGGAGATTGGAAACATGACACAACTGCAAATCATGGAGCTGGAATCTAACTATTTGGAAGGGCAGCTGCCAGGTACCATCTTTCATATGGTAAAACTCCTGTATATGATTCTGTCAGAAAATCAGCTGGTAGGTACCATCTCCCCGGAGCTTGGGAATAGCAGCCTCTGGTATGTCGATATTGCACACAACAACTTCTCTGGGGTGTTCCCACCATCCATTTGCGTAGCAGGAGCGCTGAGTGCGGTCAGTGCTGGACACAATGGGTTTACGGGTATTCACCGTCAGACATTTCAAAACTGCACAACCCTTGAACGGGTTGACTTCACGGCAAACAACATTGTTGCAGAGCTAAGTGACTGTTTTAGTGAGCATCCAGGACAGCTTAAAGCCATGGCTTTCAGTCAAAACCAGGTGCATGGCACGCTTCTGATGGATCGTGGTGAGGATTTTCTTTGTAATTTTACTCATTTACACTTACTAGACCTATCAAGCAATGCCTTACATGGAGGTCTTACCAAGTGTTTCTGGGACATGCAAAATTTGCAATTCATAGATCTGTCCAGCAACTCTTTCAGTGGTGTGGTTCCATTCTCGAGTACATGTCAAGATCAACTTAAATATCTATTCCTAGCCAATAACAATTTTACAGGAGCTTTTCCTCTAGGTCTTAAGACATGCAAAAAGCTTGCTGTTCTAGATCTTGGAGGCAATAATTTTTCTG GCATGGCCGGCATCGACTTGTCTGGAAACTCTTTGTCACAGGAGATCCCAAATGGGTTCACAACCCTTCTTGGACTTAGATACCTGAACTTATCAGGAAATCATCTGTCAGGTTGTATCCCTGAAGACATTGGCAATCTAGTACTGCTGGAATCCTTGGACCTTTCTCGGAACCAACTCAGGGGGGAAATTCCTCGAGGCTTTGCAGATTTGAAGAGCATAAGCAATCTGAACCTCTCAACCAACATGTTATCAGGGAGGATACCTATGGGTGATCAACTGCGGACACTTGATGACCCGTCAATATACAGCAATAATCTTGGGTTATGCGGGTCACCGTTAGAAGACTGCGTAAGCTCGTCAACACCGACGCAAGCTGAAACGAGTCTGGATGAAGATAGAGAGACACTGTGGTTTTACTGCTTTGTGGCTGCTGGGTTTATCTCTGGGTTCTGgctatacttgggcttcttgtttcGCAGCGAGACATGGAGGTATTCGTTCTATCAGTATGTGGACAACATGCAAGCGAAGGTAACCAAGAAGATACGAAGCTGCATTTCGTGTGTCACTTGTTGTTGA